The Streptomyces pactum genome contains a region encoding:
- a CDS encoding class E sortase, which translates to MASTTDTEHEEHAGTDGPPQRPARRRGRGPGRIVAQAVSVFGELLITAGLVLGLFVVYSLWWTNVVADRAADKQADKVRDDWARDRVGPDGPGALDTKAGIGFLHVPAMGNGDILVEKGTSMKVLNDGVAGYYTDPVKSALPTSGKKGNFSLAAHRDGHGAKFHNIDKIEKGDPIVFETKDKWYVYKAYAVLPETSKFNVKVLDAVPGESGKKKAGHYITLTTCTPVYTSRYRYVVWGELVRTEKVDGERTPPAELR; encoded by the coding sequence GTGGCATCGACCACCGACACGGAGCACGAAGAGCACGCCGGCACGGACGGCCCACCGCAGCGCCCGGCACGCCGCCGCGGTCGCGGCCCGGGGCGGATCGTCGCGCAGGCCGTCAGCGTCTTCGGCGAGCTCCTCATCACCGCGGGCCTGGTGCTCGGCCTGTTCGTCGTCTACTCCCTGTGGTGGACGAACGTGGTCGCCGACCGCGCGGCGGACAAGCAGGCCGACAAGGTCCGTGACGACTGGGCCCGGGACCGGGTCGGTCCGGACGGGCCGGGCGCGCTGGACACCAAGGCGGGCATCGGCTTCCTGCACGTGCCGGCGATGGGGAACGGCGACATCCTCGTGGAGAAGGGCACGTCGATGAAGGTCCTCAACGACGGCGTGGCCGGCTACTACACGGACCCGGTCAAGTCGGCGCTGCCGACCTCGGGCAAGAAGGGCAACTTCTCGCTGGCGGCGCACCGGGACGGGCACGGGGCGAAGTTCCACAACATCGACAAGATCGAGAAGGGCGACCCGATCGTCTTCGAGACGAAGGACAAGTGGTACGTCTACAAGGCCTACGCCGTCCTTCCCGAGACGTCGAAGTTCAACGTCAAGGTCCTCGACGCGGTCCCCGGGGAGTCCGGCAAGAAGAAGGCCGGCCACTACATCACGCTGACGACCTGCACGCCGGTGTACACGAGCCGGTACCGGTACGTGGTGTGGGGCGAGCTGGTCCGCACGGAGAAGGTGGACGGGGAGCGGACCCCGCCGGCGGAGCTGCGCTGA